A window of the Loxodonta africana isolate mLoxAfr1 chromosome 3, mLoxAfr1.hap2, whole genome shotgun sequence genome harbors these coding sequences:
- the CD24 gene encoding signal transducer CD24: protein MGRGMLVALGLALLILALLLPTQVYSQETTSATTTTASGAIALQSTVSVLVISLSLLLHLFF, encoded by the coding sequence ATGGGCCGGGGAATGCTGGTCGCTCTGGGCCTGGCCCTGCTGATTCTGGCGCTGCTCCTTCCTACGCAGGTTTATTCACAGGAAACGACCTCAGCGACCACCACCACGGCTTCGGGTGCCATCGCTCTGCAGTCTACAGTAAGCGTCCTTGTGATCTCGCTCTCCCTTCTTCTCCATCTCTTCTTTTAA